One window of the Megalops cyprinoides isolate fMegCyp1 chromosome 2, fMegCyp1.pri, whole genome shotgun sequence genome contains the following:
- the pex2 gene encoding peroxisome biogenesis factor 2, translating into MDEARGDKPSTEDSSSTLTPVLRISQLDAFELDAALEQLVWSQFTQCFQHFKPGHLTPFEPELKAVLQLLLWRFTICSHSATVGQSLLNIRYKNDLSQARRYRPMSQRQKLWFALCTIGEKWLKERSHSLFLSWPAESSIHKVRRAVAFLSGFAKVASLLNFLAFLQRGRFPTLTERLLGVRAVFSKPQGVRDIGFQYMSRELLWHGFAEFLIFLFPLVNTRKLKASVSSLFSPLEGPGGDATEAALRTECALCGEWPTMPHTIGCSHVFCYYCAKSHSIADVYLSCPKCGVEIKTLEPVRIRISLFESTS; encoded by the exons ATGG ATGAAGCCAGAGGAGACAAGCCTTCCACTGAGGACAGTTCAAGCACTTTAACTCCGGTTTTAAGAATAAGTCAGCTGGATGCTTTTGAACTGGATGCTGCTTTGGAACAGCTTGTTTGGTCACAGTTCACCCAGTGTTTCCAGCATTTTAAACCTGGACATTTAACCCCCTTTGAACCTGAGCTGAAAGCggtcctgcagctccttctgtGGAGGTTCACCATCTGCTCCCATAGTGCCACCGTCGGGCAGTCTCTGCTCAACATCAGATACAAAAATGATCTCTCCCAGGCCCGGAGGTACCGGCCAATGAGTCAGCGGCAGAAGCTGTGGTTCGCCTTGTGCACCATCGGAGAGAAGTGGCTTAAGGAGAGGTCTCACAGCCTGTTCCTCAGCTGGCCTGCCGAGTCCAGCATTCACAAAGTCAGACGCGCCGTCGCCTTCCTCAGCGGTTTCGCCAAAGTGGCCAGCCTCCTGAATTTCTTGGCCTTCCTCCAGCGGGGGAGGTTCCCCACTCTGACCGAGCGGCTGCTGGGGGTACGGGCGGTTTTCAGCAAGCCCCAGGGCGTCCGGGACATTGGCTTTCAGTACATGAGCCGGGAGCTGCTGTGGCACGGCTTCGCGGAgttcctcatcttcctcttccctctcgTCAACACGCGCAAACTGAAAGCAAGCGTGTCTTCGCTGTTCTCACCGCTGGAGGGACCGGGCGGCGATGCCACCGAGGCCGCCCTACGCACCGAATGCGCACTCTGCGGCGAATGGCCAACCATGCCGCACACCATCGGCTGCAGTCACGTCTTCTGTTACTACTGCGCAAAGAGCCACTCCATAGCTGATGTGTACCTGTCATGTCCAAAATGTGGCGTGGAGATCAAGACCCTGGAACCTGTGAGGATACGGATCAGTCTGTTTGAGAGTACCTCTTAA